AAGCTCTAGAAACAGGTTAGCAATCTTAGTATTTCACTAAAGCCTAGCAAAAGATTAAACTGCTAAAATACCCTTTCATAACAATTCTTAATCGAAAAGGATTCATTTTTTTTAGGCAAAATAGATAAAACCTTAAAAGAAACTTGTTTTATTTAGGTGGGATTAAAAGAGGAGAATAAAGTTGAAATTAGAAAAAGGAAGAACATAAACTCAGTCACAGCCTTTTCTTTTCCTGTGCTACTGCATTCTGTTTGCTGTACTATTTTCTGATCAGTTTTAACAGGGGAAGGCAAATATAGCTATACTGAGAAAAATAGCTCCTTTTTTGCTGCTGAAGTTCCTTTGTGTGCTAGTATTGTGCCAATCTTACATATAGATCTTTGGTCaattacattatataattttaggCACTTTCCAATATTCATATACCCTTGGGATAACTTTTAAGAACCAAACTTGCAAGTTTGGTCTCAAAGTAGAAGCAAGCAAGCAGAACGGCTAATGTCCCACTCTCATAAAGGACATTCCAAGTGCAGTGAATCTCCTTGTTTCGTTCTCTCGTAGGAATTTCTCTTCCTCTGCGAGAAGGAAATCAATTCTTTAGTACACAATATGAGGTCTCCGTCTACTATCGATCTCGCACTTCTATTCAATATCACGGCTACGTGTTTGTAATTGACCTGCACCGGCATAGGTTCAGCCGTGCTACATGAAAGTCGGTAAAGGGCCAGGCGTGCTTAAAGTTCTGAACTGGTGACTCGGATTGAGCTCCCCTTGCTGCACTGTGGGTTAACAAATATAATGGAAATCATAtatcaattaataaatttgaggTTTTCATCTTAATAAATATAGTAGTGATTGCCTAAAAATTTGTGGTCCAAAGTCCATTCGCAACAGATACATCGAAGATATTTGCACCAGGCCCATCGTAACCCCATGCAAGCCGAATCACCTTCCAGCTAATTATGGTTCTAATTCAGTGCCCTATCACTCTCTACAAGAAAGTGTATAATCTCTATTTTCACTTGGTGCCAATATGTTGGCTTCTGAGACAACAAAGCCTTCGCTccatattaaggataaaataaggTAGGAACTTGTTCACCCTAATGGTGATGAGTACTAAGAACTATAGCAATAGAATCATTGCAGATAATGTTTAATTACCCTTTTTATGACGCACACCAAAAtctacaaaaataacaaaagctTTGTTCATCTTCTGGGATGGGTCCATCCTTCTACTAGTGTTTTAGCTTTTTGTTGGTTAGTGACAACAATCACATAAGATTTTTTGACTAAGATTCTGTAGCAAGAACCACATCTTCGCAGGCAAGTTACAAAAAGGATGTTTGCTATTTAATGCATAGAAAAGTCAAAACTGTTGGAATATGCATTGTTATCCTGGCAGATGTCAAATAGAACTTGGCATTTCCCTTACGAAGTTACCCAATAAATTTGGACAcagtatataatataaatatatatatatatatacttggaGTATCAGATTTTCATACTATATCTTCGTATATGTAAAGTACATCTGTTGAAgatagatatttaaaaataaaataagtgcaAATAATGTAGGTAAAACTTAAAAGCACAAGTCAAAGCTTCATATccacttatatttatttatttgttgatAAATTGCTTGGATCGTAATGGACATTTTCCTAGAAAGTTACGCGAAAGTTAGAATCAGAAACGGACATGTTCCTAGCAAGTTAGCTTCAAAGCTACGCCCATATATATACCAATGGCTAGTTAAACttaaaaggggaaaaaagaTTGGTGTTGTAATTAAGTGCTTGTAACATGGCAAAAGTTTCATCTGATTTCGATTTTGCAGAAGAGGTTTATTGGTCAGTCCTTGATGGAAACGAAGGAGGTAATTTGGAAGACCTAGATGCCCTGTTAGCTGAAAAGTTGCAATTTCAAGAAGCAATATTCTTGTCGGTCAAAGAAAACGTCTCATCTTCGTCCTCAACCTCAAGCTCAACGTTGAAGGTGACAAGTTCGTCGATGCCTGAGCACAACAAGCCAGGGAAATCTAAAAAAAGAGTCGGTCCATCCTCCTTAAGTTACTGTGAGATATGTTATGATAGAAAAGAAAGGCATCAAATGTTCAGAATCTCGGGTTGCTCTCATTCATTTTGTGCTGGTTGTATTAGCACATACGTAAAGACAAGGCTAGAGCAAAACATAACCATAATCATGTGCCCAAGGGAGAACTGCAAAGTCCCATTGGAGCTTGAAGCGTGTAAGCCTCGGTTTCCTAAAGAGGTGATCGAACTTTGGGGGGATTTACTACGCGACGAACTACTTTGTGCGACGGGTGGGCAACTTTACTGTCCTTTCAAGGATTGTTCAGCTTTGTTGCTGAATGATAACCACGAAGTCATAGCAGAAACAGAGTGCCCCTACTGCCACAGGTTGCTCTGTGCTCGATGTAAAGTTTCATGGCATTCAGGGATCAGCTGTGAGGAATATCAGAAGCTGAGCGAAGATGAGAGAGGAAGTGAAGACCTGATGGTGAGGAACCTTGCCAAAGAGAAAAAATGGAATCGTTGTCCTCGTTGCCATATCATAGTTGAAAGAACCGAAGGTTGCCTACATATGACTTGCTGGTAAGTCTATGAATTATGCTTGTTTGCTTGCTTAGAAAGTAATTCGAGAAATTCGTGCTGTTTCGTTATGCGTCTAATTACGAATCTTGTTGACGCCTGTGGTTGCAGGTGTAAGTACGAATTTTGTTATGCGTGTGGAGCAGAGTGGACTCATTATCATGGTGGCTGTCAGGGCAACTGAGAAGACAAGTGTAGAATGTAGATATGACAAGGATAACATAAGAATGAGAAACAGCAGTTAGTGATATTGTGtttcttttttcaataattGGAAGTCACTCTTAGCATTCAGATGGAAACCAAGAGAACTTGTCCTGAAGTTTGGGTTTTCTGTTAAATGCTTTGGTACAGAATTGTCACTTTCTGAATGTCATTTGGCTTTGTTTTGCTGCAATCTGAAAGTAATTTTAAAGAGATTTCTGCAAAATTGAGCACACTTTTAAGTTACCAGATTACTTTCAACAAGTGGAATCCACACGTCTTGGATTCATTTTTCcttgatttgaaataaaagcaaaaaggCTATGAAATTTCTACATTGAGAAGAAACGATTAGAGTCAAATTAATGTCAAGTTTACTGGATTTAGGGTCATTTCGGAGCTTAGCATGAACCCTGGCTTGGACCTACATCCAATTGAATTTTCTTGCTGATGTCTCATTAACATAAACTAGATTTTAGTTTTCACCTAATCAtccataaaacaaaacaaataaggTAGATTTTTCCAAACCTAATCAATCCATATTCCACGTGAATTATGTCGATATGATAGCAACCCATTTATTATTGAACCCAAAAAAATAGCAGCTCTCACAAcatatttgattcattctaatgaaataaagtaaaaatggaatagctatttgataaaaatgaaatacaaaagtGACGAGGACTGAATAATTTGGTTGACttagtgaaataaataaatgattatatatataatagtttgtttggataaaatatttttaaagaataggtaagtaataagtataaaattataatattatcctcgttaaataaattatattttacgatccaaaaatacaaagaaggagctgaattggtattttaaatttttagcaaTTTTTTCTTACTTAGGCAATTGATTTAGTGATTCGACCCCGATTACTTGCCTCTACTATCTTGTTATACCTCAACCAAATATTTcccaatttattatatttaaattaatagctt
This sequence is a window from Gossypium raimondii isolate GPD5lz chromosome 5, ASM2569854v1, whole genome shotgun sequence. Protein-coding genes within it:
- the LOC105771368 gene encoding E3 ubiquitin-protein ligase RSL1, encoding MAKVSSDFDFAEEVYWSVLDGNEGGNLEDLDALLAEKLQFQEAIFLSVKENVSSSSSTSSSTLKVTSSSMPEHNKPGKSKKRVGPSSLSYCEICYDRKERHQMFRISGCSHSFCAGCISTYVKTRLEQNITIIMCPRENCKVPLELEACKPRFPKEVIELWGDLLRDELLCATGGQLYCPFKDCSALLLNDNHEVIAETECPYCHRLLCARCKVSWHSGISCEEYQKLSEDERGSEDLMVRNLAKEKKWNRCPRCHIIVERTEGCLHMTCWCKYEFCYACGAEWTHYHGGCQGN